One segment of Clostridium ljungdahlii DSM 13528 DNA contains the following:
- a CDS encoding hemerythrin domain-containing protein, which translates to MDGIDLMIEEHKNIKRMLVVIRKACLGIMNGKGIDYGDFEKIIDFVRNYADKNHHEKEEKILFNRMIDEIGGAAEKLVKFGMLVEHDFGRLYIKELEEGIARVKAGNNEAKLDIIANAISYTHLLTRHIDREDNVVYSFAKRELCEETLNKVNIECDKFEEKMYRDGVQTKYIRILELLEQKYK; encoded by the coding sequence ATGGATGGAATTGATTTAATGATTGAGGAACATAAAAACATAAAAAGGATGTTAGTGGTTATTAGAAAAGCATGTTTAGGTATTATGAACGGAAAAGGAATTGATTACGGAGATTTTGAAAAGATAATTGACTTTGTAAGAAATTATGCAGATAAAAATCATCATGAGAAGGAAGAAAAAATCTTATTCAATAGAATGATAGATGAGATTGGAGGAGCAGCTGAGAAATTAGTTAAGTTTGGAATGCTTGTTGAACATGACTTTGGAAGACTATATATTAAGGAGCTTGAGGAAGGAATTGCTAGGGTTAAGGCCGGTAACAATGAGGCCAAACTTGACATAATTGCTAATGCTATATCTTATACGCATTTATTGACTAGGCATATAGATAGGGAAGACAATGTTGTTTATTCTTTTGCCAAGAGAGAACTTTGTGAAGAAACATTAAATAAAGTCAATATAGAATGCGATAAATTCGAAGAAAAAATGTATAGAGATGGTGTTCAGACTAAGTATATTCGGATATTAGAATTGCTTGAACAAAAGTAC